The Candidatus Kapaibacterium sp. genome includes a region encoding these proteins:
- a CDS encoding OsmC family protein has protein sequence MSIRVFFPGNKKVYAEQNGFVIQTDQPQSGGGDASAPSPYELFLASLATCGGIFVKGFCDSRGIPADNIELIQDLKYDSVNRRVSQIKIAINVPPEFPAEYYQALVNAVNHCSVKKLVYDPPEFVVETVVKA, from the coding sequence ATGTCTATTAGAGTTTTCTTTCCGGGCAACAAAAAAGTGTATGCCGAACAAAATGGATTTGTCATCCAAACCGACCAACCGCAAAGCGGTGGTGGAGACGCTTCTGCACCATCGCCTTATGAATTATTTTTAGCTTCCTTAGCCACTTGTGGCGGCATCTTCGTTAAAGGTTTTTGCGATAGTCGCGGAATTCCGGCAGATAATATCGAACTTATCCAAGACCTTAAATATGATTCAGTCAATCGTCGAGTATCGCAAATTAAGATTGCAATCAACGTTCCACCTGAGTTTCCGGCAGAATATTATCAAGCATTAGTCAATGCGGTCAATCATTGCTCGGTGAAAAAATTAGTTTACGACCCACCCGAGTTCGTGGTCGAAACTGTAGTCAAAGCATAA
- a CDS encoding DUF4286 family protein: MFVFTVRVEVEKSHAEQWYKYMTQKHILDVLDTDYFEKAELEIVLSENDETSRFVSRYYFIEMELYERYLTKHAPKLRAEHNELFGDKVKVERTVSELKEYCFT; the protein is encoded by the coding sequence ATGTTTGTATTTACAGTAAGAGTAGAAGTGGAAAAATCCCACGCTGAACAATGGTACAAATATATGACTCAAAAACATATACTTGATGTTCTCGATACAGATTATTTTGAAAAAGCTGAGTTAGAAATAGTATTGTCGGAGAATGATGAAACGAGTCGCTTTGTATCGCGATATTACTTCATTGAGATGGAACTTTATGAGCGCTATCTGACGAAACATGCACCAAAACTCCGCGCCGAACATAACGAATTATTTGGCGACAAAGTCAAAGTCGAACGCACCGTTTCGGAACTCAAAGAATATTGCTTTACTTGA
- a CDS encoding glutamine--tRNA ligase/YqeY domain fusion protein, which produces MSEANISETPKVASNFIKVIINDDLKTNKYEGRVHTRFPPEPNGYLHIGHAKSICLNFGLAKEYAGLCNLRFDDTNPTKEDVEYVDSIKEDVRWLGFDWDDREYFASDYFDRLYELAEQLILKGKAFVCELTQEQMRQYRGTLTEPGINSPYRDRAIDENIQLFRKMKNGDFPDGAMVLRAKIDMSSPNVNMRDPIIYRIRRDHHHRTGDKWCIYPMYDFTHCISDSIEFITHSLCTLEFENNRPLYDWFLIELGLYRPQQIEFARLNLNYTVLSKRKLLKLVEDNFVDGWDDPRMPTITGLRRRGYTPEAVRNFAEMVGVAKADSIVDMGMLEFSVRKHLNSTANRAMAVLNPLKIVITNFPEGQKEILEAVNNPEDESKGVRNIPFTREIYIEREDFMEEPQKKFFRLSPGREVRLRYAYIIMCNEVIKDEQGNITELHCTYDAETKSGTSSETRKVKATLHWVSASECFDAEVRLYDNLFVKENPNSVEEGKEFTDNLNPDSLKIISNCKLEPSLRDSNSGDRFQFERLGYFCVDSKHSTLDHPVFNRIVTLKDTWTKIQSKEA; this is translated from the coding sequence ATGAGCGAAGCAAATATCAGCGAAACACCAAAAGTTGCATCAAACTTTATAAAAGTAATCATAAATGATGATTTGAAAACGAATAAATACGAAGGTAGAGTTCATACGCGTTTTCCGCCCGAACCAAATGGATATCTGCATATTGGACATGCGAAATCTATTTGTCTGAACTTCGGATTGGCTAAAGAATATGCCGGACTGTGCAACTTACGGTTTGACGATACAAATCCCACCAAAGAGGATGTTGAATATGTTGATTCGATTAAAGAGGACGTTCGGTGGCTCGGATTCGATTGGGACGACCGAGAATACTTCGCCTCGGATTATTTCGACAGACTATATGAATTAGCCGAACAATTGATACTGAAGGGCAAAGCTTTTGTGTGCGAATTGACTCAAGAACAGATGCGCCAATACAGAGGCACCTTGACTGAACCCGGCATTAACAGCCCTTACCGCGACAGAGCGATAGATGAAAATATTCAATTATTTCGCAAGATGAAAAATGGCGACTTCCCTGATGGTGCAATGGTTTTGAGGGCAAAAATTGATATGTCATCGCCGAATGTCAATATGCGCGACCCAATTATCTACAGGATTCGTCGGGACCATCATCACCGCACAGGTGACAAATGGTGCATTTACCCAATGTACGATTTCACCCATTGCATTTCCGATTCGATTGAATTTATCACACATTCATTATGTACGCTTGAATTTGAAAATAATCGCCCACTATATGATTGGTTTTTGATTGAGCTTGGACTTTATCGCCCACAGCAAATTGAATTCGCAAGATTGAATCTAAATTATACTGTACTCAGCAAAAGGAAATTGCTCAAATTGGTCGAAGATAACTTCGTGGATGGCTGGGACGACCCCAGAATGCCGACAATTACCGGATTGAGACGTCGCGGATATACTCCCGAAGCCGTAAGGAATTTCGCAGAAATGGTTGGTGTAGCCAAAGCAGACAGCATAGTTGATATGGGTATGTTAGAATTTTCAGTTCGCAAGCATCTTAATTCAACGGCAAATAGAGCAATGGCAGTTTTGAACCCTTTGAAAATCGTGATTACAAATTTCCCCGAAGGTCAGAAAGAGATTTTAGAGGCAGTCAATAATCCTGAAGATGAAAGCAAAGGGGTAAGAAATATTCCTTTTACAAGAGAAATTTACATCGAACGCGAAGATTTCATGGAAGAGCCGCAAAAGAAATTTTTCCGATTGTCACCTGGACGTGAAGTAAGATTGCGTTATGCATACATAATTATGTGCAATGAAGTAATCAAAGACGAGCAAGGCAATATCACAGAATTGCATTGCACTTATGACGCTGAGACTAAAAGCGGTACAAGCTCCGAAACTCGGAAAGTAAAGGCAACTTTGCATTGGGTTTCAGCTTCGGAATGTTTCGATGCTGAGGTACGTTTATATGACAATTTGTTTGTGAAAGAGAATCCAAATTCGGTTGAAGAAGGCAAAGAATTTACAGATAATTTGAATCCTGATTCGCTCAAAATAATCTCAAATTGCAAATTGGAGCCTTCGTTGCGTGATTCAAATTCCGGAGACCGATTCCAATTCGAGCGACTTGGCTATTTTTGTGTAGATTCCAAGCATTCAACATTAGACCATCCCGTTTTTAACAGAATTGTTACTTTGAAAGATACATGGACCAAAATTCAATCAAAGGAGGCTTAA
- a CDS encoding flippase-like domain-containing protein: MRFDNRIIKYIVATAILALSLYLSARQIAFDELLIQLQGLDYVWVLFSIPAIIASNIIRALRWREILAPISSDVKVHNAFSAIMIGHLLNSFTLRFGELARPIILAKKEKLPTAAVISTAVLEGGVDFAFLNILFLVSLVFLSEPLFKLLNFDSVFQGSLGIFIIVLVVIATLFFIYRFRHPIWNLLKSILPAKFTHKFEDSMSAFVQGFVSLKSPLFYFKMTFYTILLWLSYALIMYLVFFAFQFQSAIHLSFIDSIILVVFAGIATAIAFTPGAVGVYHLVVASIMTTLYSITSNEAFAYATIIHIITLLVQSCLGAIYLIYEGINTIRISEIENSSPNS, from the coding sequence ATGAGATTCGATAACAGAATTATTAAATACATTGTTGCGACTGCAATTTTGGCTCTGAGTTTATATTTATCGGCTCGGCAAATTGCTTTCGATGAATTGTTGATTCAGCTTCAAGGTCTCGATTATGTCTGGGTCTTATTTTCCATTCCTGCAATTATAGCTTCAAATATAATTAGAGCATTAAGATGGCGAGAAATACTTGCTCCGATTTCGAGTGATGTAAAAGTTCATAATGCATTTTCTGCAATCATGATTGGACACCTGCTGAATAGCTTCACACTCCGCTTTGGAGAACTTGCTCGCCCGATTATCTTAGCAAAAAAGGAAAAATTGCCCACAGCCGCAGTAATATCTACCGCTGTACTCGAAGGTGGAGTTGATTTCGCCTTTTTAAATATTCTATTTTTAGTTTCTCTTGTTTTCCTGTCCGAACCACTTTTCAAATTACTGAATTTCGATAGCGTATTTCAAGGCTCGCTCGGTATATTTATCATCGTATTAGTAGTTATTGCCACGCTATTTTTCATTTATCGCTTTCGCCATCCAATATGGAATTTGCTGAAATCAATATTACCTGCAAAATTTACACATAAGTTCGAAGATTCAATGTCGGCTTTCGTGCAAGGTTTTGTATCATTGAAAAGTCCGCTTTTTTATTTCAAAATGACTTTCTACACGATTCTTCTTTGGCTATCTTATGCCCTGATTATGTATCTCGTATTTTTTGCATTCCAATTCCAATCTGCGATACACCTTTCATTCATAGATTCAATAATTTTAGTTGTTTTTGCCGGAATTGCAACTGCAATTGCCTTCACACCTGGAGCTGTCGGAGTTTATCATTTGGTTGTAGCATCAATTATGACCACTTTATATTCAATAACATCGAACGAAGCATTTGCTTACGCAACGATTATTCATATCATCACACTTCTTGTCCAATCTTGCCTTGGAGCAATATACTTGATTTATGAAGGCATTAATACGATTCGAATCAGCGAAATCGAAAATAGTTCTCCTAATAGCTAA
- the xseA gene encoding exodeoxyribonuclease VII large subunit, with translation MKLTRINFESPASVPVPTVSQLTNRIRSVLESDFGQISVMGEVSNFTAHSSGHRYFSLKDEQSSISCVMWRGKAVSFQLKDGLKVKLTGKVTVYPPQGRYQIDVSTVMPAGEGDLFLAYEALKQKLQEKGYFAQEHKKTLPANILKIGVSTSPTGAAVRDIISTIERRFPLATIYFRPTLVQGEGSAQDIAKAIAELDNLPLDVIIIGRGGGSIEDLWAYNEEIVANAIYNAKKPIISAVGHETDFTISDFVADLRAATPTASAEIVTSVTLEDYMYHIDAKVSAMQRAAYRIVDKTRNLITKDFAFKGLRRIQERIAILKQNLKLNTNSMMTDVRKQVDFVKNGLQSKYSVIKANDPKAPLNKGYALLSDGNAFITNEQSLNQFTAIQIIRKNETVEVKLNQ, from the coding sequence ATGAAACTAACCAGAATAAATTTCGAATCTCCTGCTTCTGTTCCGGTACCAACAGTTAGTCAACTGACTAACCGAATACGCTCGGTGCTCGAAAGCGATTTTGGGCAAATCTCAGTGATGGGTGAAGTCTCAAACTTCACTGCACATAGTTCCGGGCATCGCTATTTCTCACTTAAAGATGAGCAATCTTCGATTTCCTGTGTAATGTGGCGTGGAAAAGCGGTATCATTCCAACTCAAGGACGGCTTAAAAGTAAAGCTAACAGGCAAAGTGACCGTTTACCCTCCGCAAGGACGCTATCAGATTGATGTATCGACGGTAATGCCTGCCGGAGAAGGTGATTTGTTTTTGGCATATGAAGCACTGAAACAAAAGCTTCAGGAAAAAGGGTATTTTGCTCAAGAACACAAGAAAACACTACCTGCCAATATTTTGAAAATCGGTGTGTCAACATCGCCAACAGGTGCTGCAGTACGTGATATTATCTCTACAATCGAAAGGCGATTTCCGTTAGCAACGATTTATTTCCGACCAACGCTCGTCCAAGGTGAAGGCTCGGCACAAGACATTGCAAAAGCCATCGCTGAATTGGACAATTTGCCATTAGATGTGATTATTATCGGCAGAGGAGGTGGTTCTATCGAAGACCTCTGGGCATACAATGAGGAGATAGTTGCAAATGCAATTTACAATGCCAAAAAGCCGATTATTTCCGCCGTCGGGCATGAAACCGATTTCACTATTTCCGACTTTGTAGCTGATTTGCGTGCCGCAACGCCGACTGCATCAGCCGAGATTGTAACTTCAGTCACGCTCGAAGATTATATGTACCATATTGATGCGAAAGTATCGGCTATGCAAAGGGCTGCATATCGAATAGTTGACAAAACACGAAATTTGATTACCAAGGATTTTGCGTTCAAAGGGCTTAGGCGGATTCAGGAAAGGATTGCTATTTTGAAGCAGAATTTGAAGCTGAATACAAACTCAATGATGACCGATGTCAGGAAGCAAGTGGATTTCGTAAAGAATGGATTGCAATCCAAGTACTCTGTCATCAAAGCTAACGACCCCAAAGCACCTTTGAATAAGGGCTATGCATTGTTGAGCGATGGGAACGCATTCATTACGAACGAACAATCATTGAATCAATTTACTGCTATCCAAATCATTCGGAAGAATGAAACAGTAGAAGTTAAGTTAAACCAATAA
- a CDS encoding polyphosphate kinase 2 family protein: MKTSKYLVKPGDNIDLNKVDADEHHIYKGDKETALAEIKLLNLELDKLQKVQHAEKKHKILIVFQGMDASGKDGAIRNVFNSVNPSGVYVAHFGAPSHDELSRDFLWRIHNRVPAKGEMVIFNRSHYEDVLIVRVQKLMPKPIWQNRYKHINDFEQMLADEGTSIYKFYLHISNDEQRRRLQSRINNPDKHWKIDPNDFKDREKWGEYLEAYNDVIIKTSTPWAPWHIIPANKKWYRDLIISNILVAELTDLKMKYPTPKQNYTGLVIK; this comes from the coding sequence ATGAAAACAAGTAAATATTTAGTCAAACCCGGTGACAACATTGACCTTAATAAAGTGGATGCTGACGAACATCACATTTACAAGGGTGACAAAGAAACTGCTTTAGCCGAAATCAAGTTGCTCAACTTAGAATTGGATAAGCTCCAAAAAGTACAACACGCCGAAAAGAAACACAAAATTCTTATCGTTTTCCAAGGGATGGATGCCAGCGGCAAGGATGGAGCAATCCGAAATGTTTTCAATAGCGTCAATCCCAGTGGAGTTTACGTTGCTCATTTCGGTGCACCTTCGCATGATGAACTGTCTCGGGACTTTTTGTGGAGAATTCACAATAGAGTTCCCGCAAAAGGCGAAATGGTGATTTTCAACAGAAGTCATTACGAAGATGTTTTGATTGTTCGCGTTCAGAAACTTATGCCGAAGCCCATTTGGCAAAATCGCTACAAGCATATTAATGATTTTGAGCAGATGCTTGCTGATGAAGGTACTTCAATTTACAAATTCTACCTTCATATTAGCAATGATGAGCAGCGACGCCGTTTGCAATCCCGTATCAATAATCCTGATAAGCATTGGAAAATTGACCCAAATGATTTCAAAGACCGCGAGAAATGGGGCGAATATCTTGAAGCGTATAACGATGTAATAATTAAAACATCGACCCCTTGGGCACCTTGGCACATTATTCCGGCAAATAAAAAGTGGTATCGAGATTTGATAATATCAAATATCCTCGTTGCCGAATTAACAGACCTGAAAATGAAATATCCTACACCAAAGCAAAATTACACAGGTTTGGTTATCAAGTAA
- a CDS encoding TonB-dependent receptor: MFNYKFVCLLLPFVLFANLNAAEIESDTLRIYRLGDINVGSTRQVGSVVNSTINEIKYFELQRADIFSLAEIQKSIPSARIRTNSRGEAMLFLRGAGERQLGLFFDGVPMNLPWDNRFDLSMLPAGIIGNIMVNQNSNSIMFGPNVLGGIVKVSTIERHSDGYGMNAKLQGANSETYSLDVTHDARIGDFNYIANVSYFNSGGSILPGNAPDNMLHQDLDAKFRTNTDQKRMSGYLRGEYQFSPLTVAGVSILYITGEKGVAPESHIENARFWRYPEWSRMLIASNFEHQFSKSGNSTLRGTLWFDDFHQQINTYTSTRFDSVTSIQNDKDNTIGARLAFAQKLTENQNLNFVVNGFHTKHEEIIDERSPDNFSQNTLNAGIEYNIAMNNLKIGVGAAYDYNETPETGLFTEYAGLSSSDYAAFLNANYDLTSEMVLFANLSRRTRFPTMRESFSGALDRFKVNPDLLPESGILTEVGLGYSISDITLKFSAFANFYENLISQVTLSAEEDELRRRMRVNVGKADIIGTEFGIDWSISRSVKLSGFMTYMNATGESNGKELEHLDNKPELLGGLSAIYTHNSGISLMLESETTGTQYEADNSEESGFAKVDGSTIFNLRISYNLFKVTGYVADIYVRTNNLFDTYRLYQRGLPEPGRTIQAGISFSL; the protein is encoded by the coding sequence ATGTTCAATTATAAATTTGTTTGTTTGTTACTGCCTTTTGTACTTTTCGCAAATCTAAATGCAGCTGAAATCGAATCAGATACACTCAGAATTTATCGTCTTGGCGACATCAATGTTGGTTCCACTCGCCAAGTTGGTAGTGTTGTGAATTCGACTATCAATGAAATTAAGTACTTCGAATTGCAACGTGCTGATATATTTTCACTTGCCGAAATTCAAAAATCTATCCCATCAGCAAGGATTCGCACGAATTCGAGAGGCGAGGCGATGTTGTTCTTACGCGGCGCCGGAGAACGTCAATTAGGATTGTTTTTTGATGGCGTCCCAATGAATTTGCCTTGGGATAACCGTTTCGACTTGAGTATGTTGCCCGCAGGAATCATCGGTAATATCATGGTAAATCAAAATTCCAATTCAATTATGTTCGGTCCAAATGTTTTGGGGGGCATTGTTAAGGTCAGTACGATTGAAAGACATTCCGACGGCTATGGAATGAATGCCAAATTGCAAGGAGCAAATAGCGAAACTTATAGTCTCGATGTGACTCATGACGCCCGAATTGGCGATTTCAACTATATTGCAAATGTTTCATATTTCAATTCCGGCGGTTCCATTTTGCCGGGTAATGCTCCTGATAATATGCTCCACCAAGATTTGGATGCAAAATTCAGAACAAACACAGACCAAAAGCGTATGTCCGGCTATCTTCGCGGCGAATACCAATTCAGCCCGCTGACGGTTGCAGGAGTATCGATATTATATATTACAGGTGAAAAGGGCGTCGCTCCCGAATCTCACATTGAAAATGCTCGTTTTTGGCGATACCCGGAATGGAGCAGAATGTTAATTGCTTCAAATTTTGAACATCAGTTTTCAAAATCGGGAAATTCAACCCTAAGAGGAACTTTGTGGTTTGATGATTTCCATCAGCAAATCAATACTTACACCTCTACAAGATTCGATTCCGTCACCTCTATCCAAAATGACAAAGACAATACAATCGGTGCCAGACTTGCTTTTGCTCAAAAATTGACTGAAAATCAAAATCTTAATTTCGTTGTAAATGGATTTCATACCAAACATGAAGAAATTATTGACGAAAGGTCTCCCGATAATTTTTCCCAGAACACGCTGAATGCAGGCATCGAATATAATATTGCAATGAATAACTTGAAAATCGGTGTCGGAGCGGCTTATGATTATAACGAAACCCCCGAAACAGGACTATTTACCGAATACGCAGGACTATCATCGAGTGATTATGCAGCATTTTTAAATGCCAATTATGATTTGACAAGCGAAATGGTGCTCTTTGCAAATTTGAGCCGCAGAACCCGATTCCCTACAATGAGAGAATCCTTTTCGGGAGCTTTGGACCGCTTCAAAGTCAACCCCGATTTGCTTCCCGAATCAGGAATTTTGACAGAAGTTGGGCTCGGCTATTCGATTAGTGACATAACTTTGAAATTTTCTGCCTTTGCGAATTTTTACGAAAATCTCATCTCCCAAGTGACTTTGTCGGCTGAAGAAGATGAATTGCGCCGTCGAATGAGAGTCAACGTAGGGAAAGCCGATATAATCGGAACTGAATTTGGGATTGATTGGTCAATTAGCAGAAGCGTCAAATTAAGCGGCTTTATGACCTATATGAACGCAACAGGCGAGAGCAATGGCAAAGAATTGGAGCATCTCGACAATAAACCCGAATTGCTCGGCGGATTGTCAGCCATTTATACTCACAATTCCGGAATATCACTCATGCTTGAGTCCGAAACTACCGGCACTCAATACGAAGCCGATAATTCCGAAGAAAGTGGATTTGCCAAAGTTGATGGTTCGACTATTTTTAATCTCAGAATTTCATATAATTTATTCAAAGTGACAGGCTACGTGGCTGATATTTATGTCAGGACGAACAATTTATTTGATACTTATAGACTATATCAGCGTGGATTGCCTGAACCCGGTAGAACAATTCAAGCAGGTATTTCTTTTAGTCTGTAA
- the ychF gene encoding redox-regulated ATPase YchF, with product MPVNCGIVGLPNVGKTTIFSALTATKAETSNYAFSTIDPNFGTVDVPDKRLFMITELIKPQKTIPTTVEFVDLAGLVRGSSKGEGLGNQFLGSIRQVGAIIHVVRCFDDENIHHVETTIDPIRDIETIEIELAFADLESISRRIENLGKQLRSNDKLISERAKILEPILQKVSDNLLDGIPVRKMDLTDEQLFAMKDLNLITLKQQIYCCNVDEQSLAADNDYVKAVKQFAQTNGSDVIVICGKLEAEISELESPEEQKEFLDSAGLEESGLDQLIRAAYHSLDLQTYFTAGEKEVRAWTFKRGMKAPQAAGIIHSDFERGFIKAEIYHCTDLFELKTEAKLKENGKMRLEGKEYIVKDGDVIHFRFNV from the coding sequence ATGCCTGTAAATTGTGGAATTGTAGGGTTGCCAAATGTTGGCAAAACGACAATATTCTCGGCTCTAACAGCAACAAAAGCCGAAACATCTAATTATGCCTTTAGCACTATAGACCCGAATTTTGGGACAGTTGATGTGCCCGACAAAAGACTTTTCATGATTACCGAACTTATCAAACCCCAAAAGACAATCCCGACTACAGTTGAATTCGTTGATTTGGCAGGGCTTGTACGGGGCTCATCAAAAGGGGAGGGCTTAGGCAATCAATTTCTGGGAAGTATCCGCCAAGTTGGTGCTATTATCCATGTAGTGCGATGTTTTGACGATGAAAATATTCATCACGTCGAAACTACAATTGACCCTATTCGCGACATTGAAACAATAGAAATTGAATTAGCTTTTGCTGACCTCGAATCTATCAGCCGCAGAATTGAAAATCTTGGCAAACAGCTTCGCTCGAATGATAAACTAATATCGGAAAGAGCTAAGATTCTCGAACCGATTTTACAGAAAGTTTCCGACAATTTGCTTGACGGAATTCCTGTCCGCAAAATGGATTTGACTGATGAGCAGCTCTTCGCAATGAAAGATTTGAATCTCATTACATTGAAGCAACAAATTTATTGCTGTAATGTTGACGAGCAATCTCTTGCCGCAGACAATGACTACGTCAAGGCTGTTAAGCAATTTGCTCAAACTAACGGTTCAGACGTTATCGTAATTTGCGGAAAATTGGAAGCGGAAATTTCTGAACTTGAATCCCCGGAAGAGCAAAAAGAATTTTTAGATTCTGCCGGACTCGAAGAATCAGGTTTAGACCAATTAATCAGGGCTGCGTACCATTCTTTGGATTTGCAGACTTATTTCACAGCCGGTGAGAAGGAAGTTAGGGCTTGGACTTTCAAACGCGGAATGAAAGCACCCCAAGCAGCCGGAATCATTCATAGTGATTTTGAACGTGGATTTATCAAAGCAGAAATCTACCATTGTACAGACTTATTTGAACTCAAAACCGAAGCAAAATTGAAAGAAAACGGTAAAATGCGTCTCGAAGGCAAGGAATATATCGTCAAAGATGGCGATGTGATTCATTTCCGATTCAATGTCTAA
- a CDS encoding DEAD/DEAH box helicase, whose translation MNTPLTFEELGLSDNILQSLHTKGFETPSPIQEQCIPIIMGGDYDLVGQAQTGTGKTAAFGLPILDLIEENARRVQAIVLAPTRELAMQISEELNSLKGSKRVVIAPIYGGQSIDRQISKLTSGVDIIVGTPGRVIDLLNRKVIKLQQISYLVLDEADEMLNMGFVDDVELIMKTTNSEKRTFMFCATMPKEILGLAKKYMNEFKTVKIESNQLTTILTDQIYFEVEESDKLEALCRIIDFEMDFYGLIFCRTKLDVDRVSTRLNDRGYQAEAIHGDISQSQREKVLAQLKSKRVNILVATDVAARGIDIQNLTHVINYSLPQDPESYVHRVGRTGRAGNEGTAITFVTRREVRNLSFIQKHSKTDIRKGKLPGIAEIIEAKKDWIMTEIETKSVEKLEKIYKALANKILTSIDPETALATLLKYTFADDLDVTSYKEIRERETSKPSIKEQTRLFIAKGKKDGMSKRSIVNFIVEKAKTRETKISNVEVFDAYSFITVPFQEAEFILRTFKREKFGKKPMVVKAEERDN comes from the coding sequence ATGAATACACCTTTAACATTCGAAGAGCTCGGCTTGTCGGATAACATCCTCCAATCCCTTCATACGAAAGGTTTTGAAACACCCTCACCGATTCAAGAGCAATGTATCCCAATAATCATGGGTGGCGATTATGACTTAGTCGGTCAAGCGCAAACAGGAACAGGTAAGACTGCGGCATTTGGATTGCCAATCTTAGATTTGATAGAAGAAAACGCCAGACGCGTTCAAGCAATTGTACTCGCTCCTACTCGCGAGCTTGCTATGCAAATCTCTGAAGAATTGAACTCATTGAAGGGTTCAAAAAGAGTCGTGATTGCACCAATATACGGTGGTCAATCAATTGACAGGCAAATATCAAAACTCACATCAGGAGTTGACATCATCGTCGGCACACCTGGCAGAGTAATAGATTTGCTGAATCGGAAAGTCATCAAATTGCAACAAATATCATATTTGGTATTGGACGAAGCAGACGAAATGCTCAACATGGGCTTCGTTGATGATGTAGAATTAATCATGAAAACTACAAATTCCGAAAAGCGTACATTCATGTTTTGCGCTACGATGCCAAAAGAAATTTTGGGATTAGCCAAAAAATACATGAACGAATTTAAAACTGTCAAAATCGAAAGCAATCAATTAACAACGATTTTGACTGACCAAATTTACTTCGAAGTAGAAGAATCTGACAAATTGGAAGCACTTTGTAGAATTATTGACTTCGAAATGGACTTCTACGGTTTGATTTTTTGCAGAACGAAACTTGACGTGGACAGAGTTTCCACCAGATTGAACGACCGCGGTTATCAAGCCGAAGCAATTCATGGCGATATTTCCCAATCTCAACGTGAAAAAGTATTGGCACAGTTGAAAAGCAAACGAGTTAATATTTTAGTTGCAACTGACGTTGCAGCCAGAGGTATCGACATTCAAAATCTGACTCACGTTATCAACTATTCACTTCCTCAAGACCCCGAATCATATGTCCACAGAGTTGGTCGTACCGGCAGAGCAGGAAACGAAGGCACGGCAATCACTTTTGTGACAAGACGTGAAGTTCGTAATTTGAGCTTCATCCAAAAGCATTCCAAAACGGACATCCGTAAGGGTAAACTTCCGGGAATCGCAGAAATCATCGAAGCCAAAAAAGATTGGATTATGACTGAAATCGAAACAAAATCTGTCGAAAAACTCGAAAAAATTTACAAAGCATTAGCTAATAAAATCTTAACTTCAATTGACCCCGAAACTGCTTTAGCAACTTTGCTCAAATATACTTTTGCCGATGATTTGGACGTAACGAGTTACAAAGAAATCCGAGAAAGGGAAACTTCTAAACCATCGATTAAAGAGCAAACCAGACTGTTTATTGCCAAAGGCAAAAAAGATGGCATGAGCAAACGTTCAATCGTCAACTTTATAGTGGAAAAAGCAAAAACACGCGAGACAAAAATCTCCAACGTTGAAGTTTTTGATGCATACTCATTTATTACTGTTCCTTTTCAGGAAGCAGAATTTATACTTCGCACATTCAAACGCGAAAAATTTGGCAAAAAACCAATGGTTGTAAAAGCTGAAGAAAGAGATAATTAA
- the xseB gene encoding exodeoxyribonuclease VII small subunit: MKFEDKIKRIDEISEILDEGNVSLDQMTKLYEEGLSLASDCRKYLEKAELKIIDITNKFAETED, from the coding sequence ATGAAATTTGAAGATAAAATCAAACGGATAGACGAAATATCCGAAATCCTCGACGAAGGAAACGTTTCTCTCGACCAAATGACAAAATTATATGAGGAAGGCTTATCGCTTGCTTCCGATTGCAGGAAGTATCTCGAAAAAGCCGAACTCAAAATAATTGATATAACGAACAAATTTGCAGAAACTGAAGACTAG